In one Puniceicoccus vermicola genomic region, the following are encoded:
- a CDS encoding GntR family transcriptional regulator, which yields MKKSAQRPNQIPTKSFTGERESKARRIYEELKNYITSPEREIGDRLLSNRKLAAMLNVSTFPISQALQRLENEGYVELRNGSGTYIASRHRSLTMADVVSLCMHSKDHLWSNLLTMFMEALAEHGKIGSLVGIDPKKGSGQGEVIRRIGYSESKIMVVQGSGHFPYSVFDLPGMKQKTTIAVFSWVSESTWPGLYRVLHDVEAGGDMVAKHLWAQGHRKVMLVGTDTQIAQIESDRPDQGYPACHFRHKWESMGGEWTKLASHSTNILHHHELDEKAFLKQLKAKAGPTAIFGLRDYEAWLAQNILLHRKPAQAANLEVVGYGNTEWSKAGNASFSSIDFNFETIVNKAISIIDQVSEGRTPANDPILIKPKLVIRNHSKK from the coding sequence ATGAAGAAAAGCGCGCAGCGCCCGAATCAGATTCCGACAAAAAGCTTCACGGGCGAAAGAGAAAGTAAAGCCAGAAGAATCTACGAAGAGCTTAAGAATTACATAACCTCTCCAGAACGAGAAATCGGAGATCGGCTGCTATCCAATCGAAAACTGGCAGCGATGCTGAATGTAAGCACATTCCCCATCAGCCAAGCCCTGCAACGTCTTGAAAATGAGGGCTATGTGGAACTCCGAAACGGCTCAGGCACCTATATCGCGTCACGTCATCGATCCCTTACCATGGCAGACGTGGTTTCCCTTTGCATGCACTCAAAGGACCATTTGTGGAGCAACCTCCTAACCATGTTCATGGAAGCCTTGGCCGAGCACGGCAAAATTGGAAGTCTAGTAGGGATCGACCCCAAAAAGGGAAGCGGGCAAGGTGAAGTCATTCGAAGAATCGGATATTCCGAATCTAAAATCATGGTCGTTCAAGGAAGCGGACATTTCCCCTACAGCGTGTTCGACCTCCCAGGCATGAAGCAAAAGACGACGATTGCAGTCTTCTCATGGGTAAGCGAATCGACATGGCCAGGACTTTATCGGGTGCTTCACGACGTAGAAGCCGGAGGAGATATGGTCGCCAAACATCTCTGGGCTCAGGGACACCGCAAAGTAATGCTTGTCGGGACGGACACTCAGATCGCTCAGATCGAATCCGACAGGCCAGACCAAGGATACCCAGCTTGCCACTTCCGTCACAAATGGGAGTCGATGGGAGGAGAATGGACAAAACTGGCAAGCCATTCGACAAACATCCTCCACCACCATGAGCTAGACGAAAAGGCCTTCCTCAAACAGTTAAAGGCAAAAGCGGGACCAACTGCCATTTTCGGGTTACGCGACTACGAAGCTTGGCTGGCACAGAATATACTGTTGCACCGAAAACCTGCTCAAGCTGCAAACCTAGAGGTTGTCGGCTACGGAAACACCGAATGGAGTAAAGCGGGCAATGCATCCTTCAGCTCCATCGATTTCAATTTCGAAACAATCGTCAATAAAGCAATCTCGATCATTGATCAGGTGAGCGAAGGTCGAACACCAGCCAACGACCCTATCCTCATAAAGCCGAAACTCGTCATCAGGAACCACTCTAAAAAATGA